From Aedes albopictus strain Foshan chromosome 1, AalbF5, whole genome shotgun sequence, one genomic window encodes:
- the LOC109428377 gene encoding pancreatic lipase-related protein 2, giving the protein MHLVNGTGLLLPTLMLLSNYNEESLVTRYPDINEEYRADPNNPVCYGVYGCFPITPPWTDERRPIALYPETPAKIDVRFPVFNHRARHYPKFINLDDPDYLHEVGINPAGRIYIITHGFLESGKAKWVERMINLILDQDDEGTATCIVIDWGGGSSPPYNQASANIRLVGAVAAHMIHLIAEEYRLKNLDNVHMIGHSLGAHLAGYTGFYLQKDFNMKLGRISGLDPAELAFTETNPIVRLDVTDAKYVDIVHSDATPFVPKIGLGLYEPIGHLDFYPNGGFNQPGCDQTLRKRKDGMWISSMFQFFSCSHGRAIHLFTESIRSKCPFTAITCESYEQFLAGDCFDCDQDGHMCFRFGFNSHNSYRSMMSANQMIGSQEIQAFFITGSDEPYCRTHYKVLIKISDTEESVIHGGEIGRFHLSIYGSKGEHSDKMAFTEDAELYEPGRNYTRVLAGTSVGKPRRLTVSWEYNTSFLNPLTWRILNSPRVYIEYIILQSLEYRSKIRLCSSYNMPVTDNVDSLFTQDNCRYYPVPLEPVVS; this is encoded by the exons ACCCCAACAACCCGGTATGCTACGGAGTGTACGGATGCTTTCCCATCACGCCACCCTGGACGGATGAGCGTCGTCCGATCGCCCTCTATCCGGAAACGCCCGCCAAAATAGACGTCCGCTTCCCGGTGTTCAACCATAGGGCCCGACACTACCCGAAGTTCATCAATCTGGACGACCCGGACTACCTGCACGAGGTAGGAATCAACCCGGCCGGACGGATCTACATCATCACGCATGGGTTTCTGGAGTCGGGCAAGGCCAAATGGGTCGAACGGATGATCAACTTGATTCTGGATCAGGACGACGAGGGTACGGCGACGTGTATCGTCATCGATTGGGGCGGCGGCTCCAGCCCGCCGTATAACCAGGCCAGTGCCAACATTAGGCTGGTGGGAGCTGTGGCTGCCCACATGATCCATCTAATCGCA GAAGAATATCGTTTGAAGAACCTGGACAACGTCCACATGATCGGTCACTCCCTTGGGGCGCATCTCGCCGGCTACACCGGATTCTACCTTCAGAAAGACTTCAATATGAAACTTGGACGAATCTCCGGTTTGGATCCCGCCGAGTTGGCGTTCACGGAAACGAATCCGATCGTACGGTTGGACGTTACGGATGCCAAATACGTGGACATCGTGCACAGCGATGCGACGCCCTTTGTTCCGAAGATCGGATTAGGTTTGTACGAGCCCATCGGGCACTTGGACTTCTACCCGAACGGAGGTTTCAACCAGCCCGGGTGCGATCAGACACTGAGGAAACGCAAGGACGGAATGTGGATCTCGAGCATGTTCCAGTTCTTCAGTTGTAGTCATGGTCGGGCGATACATCTGTTCACCGAGAGCATCCGTAGCAAGTGCCCGTTTACGGCCATCACTTGCGAAAGCTATGAGCAGTTTTTGGCCGGCGACTGCTTCGACTGCGATCAGGATGGTCACATGTGCTTCCGGTTTGGGTTCAATAGCCACAACAGCTACCGAAGTATGATGTCAGCGAACCAGATGATCGGCAGCCAGGAAATTCAGGCGTTCTTCATCACGGGTTCCGATGAGCCGTATTGCCGGACGCACTACAAGGTGCTGATCAAGATTTCCGATACGGAAGAGAGTGTCATCCACGGAGGAGAGATTGGAAGATTCCACTTGAGTATCTACGGAAGCAAGGGCGAACACTCGGATAAGATGGCGTTCACCGAAGATGCGGA ACTCTACGAACCGGGTCGGAATTACACCCGAGTTCTGGCCGGGACCAGTGTCGGTAAGCCTCGAAGGCTAACCGTAAGTTGGGAATACAACACCAGTTTCCTGAACCCGCTGACCTGGCGGATTCTGAACTCTCCGCGGGTCTACATCGAGTACATCATCCTGCAGTCTCTAGAGTACCGGAGTAAGATCCGGCTCTGTTCGAGCTACAATATGCCGGTGACGGACAATGTGGACAGTTTGTTCACGCAGGATAATTGCCGGTACTATCCGGTCCCACTGGAGCCCGTGGTCAGTTGA
- the LOC109428378 gene encoding pancreatic triacylglycerol lipase-like yields MEVTNHTGFLLQTMLYMANHQWNNSLFNTIHNVTLTSNNTLPLDDNLTRCYGVYGCFPLGYPWVDEKRPLAYHPRSPAQVDVRFPIFNKPIREHPKFVDINDPDDVKHLGVKGNGRLYVVTHGYIESGDRPWVQDLVHTFLENDPDGTASVMIIDWRKASTPPYTQCVADIRLVGAITAHVIHMLYQELGMRNLDKVHLLGHSLGAHVCGYVGYYLQRDFGLKLGRITGMDPAEPMFSDTDPIVRLDLSDAKFVDIIHTDATPWVERWPRPGGLGMYQAIGHVDFYPNGGSNQAGCNDPMQKFINKQNDSFFWGFQEFFGCNHLRCHQLYTDAIPQRCPFVAIGCESYEKFLAGDCFECDEDGHYCIDFGPNAWNTYRRLIENGVMMEPRPIRAYMITGDDAPFCRTHYKVTMFISDSEESLVHGGEIGKMAVEMIGSKRERSSRMELSQEPLYFEPGRNYSAVAAGKDVGMPARAFLSWEYKTNPMNPFTWRVMNTPRVYVAYIVVQTLEHRSRQKFCPLNELPVKADQDNEFREEYCSK; encoded by the exons CTCTGGACGACAACCTAACCCGCTGTTACGGCGTTTACGGATGCTTTCCGCTAGGATATCCTTGGGTGGACGAAAAGCGTCCCCTAGCCTACCACCCGAGGTCACCGGCCCAGGTGGACGTTCGGTTTCCCATATTCAACAAACCCATTCGGGAGCACCCGAAGTTCGTTGACATCAACGACCCGGACgacgtcaaacacttgggcgttaAGGGTAATGGGAGGTTGTACGTGGTTACACACGGTTATATCGAGTCGGGTGATCGACCTTGG GTTCAGGACTTGGTCCACACCTTCCTGGAAAATGACCCCGACGGTACGGCAAGCGTAATGATCATCGACTGGCGCAAGGCTTCAACGCCTCCGTACACTCAGTGCGTAGCGGACATTCGCCTGGTCGGTGCCATAACGGCTCACGTGATCCACATGCTCTACCAGGAACTCGGGATGCGGAACCTGGACAAAGTGCATCTGCTGGGCCACTCACTGGGAGCTCACGTCTGCGGCTACGTAGGGTACTATCTACAGCGAGACTTCGGTCTGAAGCTGGGTCGCATCACCGGGATGGATCCTGCCGAACCGATGTTCTCCGATACGGATCCAATCGTTCGCTTGGATCTTTCGGATGCCAAATTCGTGGACATCATCCACACGGACGCCACTCCGTGGGTagagcgctggccacgtcctggCGGACTTGGAATGTACCAAGCGATTGGACACGTCGATTTCTACCCGAACGGAGGCAGCAATCAGGCCGGTTGCAATGATCCGATGCAGAAGTTCATCAACAAACAGAACGACTCGTTCTTCTGgggctttcaggagtttttcggtTGCAACCATCTACGGTGTCACCAGCTCTACACGGATGCCATTCCGCAGCGGTGTCCATTCGTGGCCATCGGATGCGAGTCGTATGAGAAGTTCCTGGCGGGGGATTGCTTCGAGTGTGACGAAGACGGACACTACTGTATCGACTTTGGACCCAATGCTTGGAACACGTACCGGAGACTGATCGAGAACGGAGTGATGATGGAACCCAGGCCCATCCGAGCCTACATGATTACCGGAGATGATGCACCGTTTTGTC GAACTCACTACAAGGTGACAATGTTCATATCGGACAGCGAAGAGAGCCTCGTCCACGGTGGCGAAATCGGCAAGATGGCCGTGGAGATGATCGGCAGTAAGCGGGAGCGTTCCAGCCGGATGGAACTGTCCCAGGAACCGCTCTATTTCGAGCCGGGTAGAAACTACTCGGCCGTAGCAGCCGGGAAGGACGTGGGAATGCCTGCGCGAGCCTTCCTCAGCTGGGAGTACAAGACGAACCCAATGAATCCGTTTACGTGGCGGGTGATGAATACGCCTCGGGTGTACGTGGCCTACATTGTCGTGCAGACGCTGGAGCACCGGTCCAGGCAGAAGTTTTGCCCGCTGAACGAGCTGCCGGTGAAGGCCGATCAGGACAACGAGTTCCGGGAGGAGTATTGCAGCAAATGA